Genomic window (Bradyrhizobium sp. 186):
TGGGCGCGGGGCGGGGCTGCTCGGCCCGGAGCAGGCCCGCACGGTGATCGCTCGGGTACCTCTGCAATAGCGAGCCCGTTCGAACTGAACCAGGTAAGGAGATGCCGCAACGGCGTCGCGGGCTAGCTCTTAGCCCGTATTCCTGACCGCCTCAGCTAGCATGGCGTAAAGCTGACGCTTGCTGAGCTCTTTGGGCTGCCGTTTCTCTAGTGGTTTCGACACCTTCTTACCTACCGCGCGGGCACATGCGGCGGACAACGGCAGCCTTCGCTTTGGTACCGGCCTTATCTGGGGTTTTGCAGTTGATGTCTTGTGACCACGTTTCAGGTCCAAACGAGTCAGCCGCCCGCAAACCGCGTTACGACTACATCCGAGACGGCGCGCAATCTGCGTGGCGCTGCGTCCTAAGGCCCAGAGTTCTTTCAGCAGCGCCAAGTCTCTGTCATCCCAACTCATGGAGATACTATAACGCCGACTGTCAATTACTGGCTAGTCTAGTCTTCGTCTGGCTCGCGCACGATCGGCGGCTCTTCCTCTCCTTCGTCCTCTTCGTCCTCGTCGTCTTCTTCATCTTCGTCAGGGTCTCGGGGCGGCATCATGTGGCCCATGATGACCGAGGCATCCCAATCGATCGCGCTGGTGGACAGTTCTTCGAAGATGTGTTGCTTCACGTAGTTGCTCCTCCAAATACCCGTGGCCGGATACG
Coding sequences:
- a CDS encoding GcrA family cell cycle regulator — its product is MSWDDRDLALLKELWALGRSATQIARRLGCSRNAVCGRLTRLDLKRGHKTSTAKPQIRPVPKRRLPLSAACARAVGKKVSKPLEKRQPKELSKRQLYAMLAEAVRNTG